One part of the Clarias gariepinus isolate MV-2021 ecotype Netherlands chromosome 24, CGAR_prim_01v2, whole genome shotgun sequence genome encodes these proteins:
- the taok3b gene encoding serine/threonine-protein kinase TAO3 isoform X2, with amino-acid sequence MSGYKRMRRQHQKQLIVLENKLKAEMDEHKLRLQKEVETQANSTYIELERLAKKQSAQLEKEMKATATEEKRIQQQILVQQKKELTTFLDTQKKQYRLCRDRMKKEMNEDLSTPKEEKQEMLSRHKETMQHSQAEEEAQLLNQQRLIYERSCRALKRRSLIKKHEFEQEQIRELNKKKLQKEMEHALMIRQDESTQDLERRQLECLHRLRMELIRLQHHTELENQEEYNNRRQRELHRKHALERRQQPRNLKTLEMQIKKQFQDTCKVQNKQYKALRNHQLEVSPKGDHKALLKNLKEEQTRKLAVLAEQYEQSINDMMASQALRLEAEHEAECQALKRQLQQEMELLDAYQSKTKAQAEAQHERDMQKLEQKASLRRAHLEQKIEEELAALQKERTEKVKNLFERQERELETFDVESTRLGFGSLASFDFPKEDDR; translated from the exons ATGTCAGGGTACAAACGCATGCGGCGGCAGCACCAGAAGCAGCTGATCGTGCTGGAGAATAAGCTGAAGGCCGAGATGGATGAGCACAAGCTCCGGCTGCAGAAGGAAGTAGAGACCCAGGCCAACAGCACTTACATTGAACTGGAGCGGCTAGCCAAGAAGCAGTCTGCCCAGTTGGAGAAGGAG ATGAAAGCAACAGCCACAGAGGAAAAGAGAATCCAGCAACAAATCTTGGTCCAACAGAAGAAGGAGCTGACCACCTTCTTGGACACACAGAAAAAGCAGTACAGACTGTGCAGGGACAGAATGAAGAAA GAGATGAATGAGGACCTTAGCACACCAAAGGAGGAGAAGCAGGAGATGCTGTCACGCCATAAGGAGACAATGCAGCATTCACAGGCCGAGGAGGAGGCACAGCTGCTCAACCAGCAGAGGCTCATCTATGAAAGAAGCTGCCGTGCTCTAAAAAGACGAAGcctcataaaaaaacatgaatttgaaCAGGAACAGATACGGGAG CTGAACAAGAAGAAACTGCAGAAGGAGATGGAGCATGCATTGATGATCCGGCAAGATGAGTCCACACAGGACCTGGAGCGACGGCAGTTGGAGTGTCTGCACAGGCTTCGCATGGAGCTCATCCGTTTGCAGCATCACACTGAACTGGAGAACCAGGAGGAGTACAACAACCGACGTCAGAGAGAGCTGCACAGGAAACATGCACTGGAGCGCCGGCAGCAGCCAAGGAACCTTAAG ACATTGGAGATGCAGATCAAAAAGCAATTCCAGGACACTTGTAAGGTTCAAAATAAGCAGTACAAAGCTTTGAGGAATCATCAGCTAGAGGTCTCCCCTAAAGGCGACCACAAAGCCTTGCTGAAGAATCTGAAGGAAGAGCAGACGCGCAAGCTTGCTGTGCTGGCTGAACAGTATGAGCAGAGTATTAATGATATGATGGCCTCACAAGCG CTACGTCTGGAAGCTGAGCATGAGGCCGAGTGCCAGGCCTTAAAGCGCCAGTTGCAGCAGGAGATGGAGCTCCTGGATGCCTACCAAAGCAAGACGAAGGCACAGGCTGAGGCTCAGCATGAGAGAGACATGCAGAAGTTGGAGCAGAAAGCATCCTTGCGTAGGGCTCACCTGGAACAGAAA ATTGAAGAGGAACTGGCTGCACTTCAAAAAGAACGGACTGAAAAAGTCAAAAATCTATTTGAGCGCCAAGAGAGAGAGCTAGAGACCTTTGATGTGGAGAGCACCCGATTGGGTTTTGGAAGCTTGGCCTCGTTTGACTTTCCCAAGgaagatgacagatga
- the taok3b gene encoding serine/threonine-protein kinase TAO3 isoform X1, producing MSGYKRMRRQHQKQLIVLENKLKAEMDEHKLRLQKEVETQANSTYIELERLAKKQSAQLEKEMKATATEEKRIQQQILVQQKKELTTFLDTQKKQYRLCRDRMKKEMNEDLSTPKEEKQEMLSRHKETMQHSQAEEEAQLLNQQRLIYERSCRALKRRSLIKKHEFEQEQIREELNKKKLQKEMEHALMIRQDESTQDLERRQLECLHRLRMELIRLQHHTELENQEEYNNRRQRELHRKHALERRQQPRNLKTLEMQIKKQFQDTCKVQNKQYKALRNHQLEVSPKGDHKALLKNLKEEQTRKLAVLAEQYEQSINDMMASQALRLEAEHEAECQALKRQLQQEMELLDAYQSKTKAQAEAQHERDMQKLEQKASLRRAHLEQKIEEELAALQKERTEKVKNLFERQERELETFDVESTRLGFGSLASFDFPKEDDR from the exons ATGTCAGGGTACAAACGCATGCGGCGGCAGCACCAGAAGCAGCTGATCGTGCTGGAGAATAAGCTGAAGGCCGAGATGGATGAGCACAAGCTCCGGCTGCAGAAGGAAGTAGAGACCCAGGCCAACAGCACTTACATTGAACTGGAGCGGCTAGCCAAGAAGCAGTCTGCCCAGTTGGAGAAGGAG ATGAAAGCAACAGCCACAGAGGAAAAGAGAATCCAGCAACAAATCTTGGTCCAACAGAAGAAGGAGCTGACCACCTTCTTGGACACACAGAAAAAGCAGTACAGACTGTGCAGGGACAGAATGAAGAAA GAGATGAATGAGGACCTTAGCACACCAAAGGAGGAGAAGCAGGAGATGCTGTCACGCCATAAGGAGACAATGCAGCATTCACAGGCCGAGGAGGAGGCACAGCTGCTCAACCAGCAGAGGCTCATCTATGAAAGAAGCTGCCGTGCTCTAAAAAGACGAAGcctcataaaaaaacatgaatttgaaCAGGAACAGATACGGGAG GAGCTGAACAAGAAGAAACTGCAGAAGGAGATGGAGCATGCATTGATGATCCGGCAAGATGAGTCCACACAGGACCTGGAGCGACGGCAGTTGGAGTGTCTGCACAGGCTTCGCATGGAGCTCATCCGTTTGCAGCATCACACTGAACTGGAGAACCAGGAGGAGTACAACAACCGACGTCAGAGAGAGCTGCACAGGAAACATGCACTGGAGCGCCGGCAGCAGCCAAGGAACCTTAAG ACATTGGAGATGCAGATCAAAAAGCAATTCCAGGACACTTGTAAGGTTCAAAATAAGCAGTACAAAGCTTTGAGGAATCATCAGCTAGAGGTCTCCCCTAAAGGCGACCACAAAGCCTTGCTGAAGAATCTGAAGGAAGAGCAGACGCGCAAGCTTGCTGTGCTGGCTGAACAGTATGAGCAGAGTATTAATGATATGATGGCCTCACAAGCG CTACGTCTGGAAGCTGAGCATGAGGCCGAGTGCCAGGCCTTAAAGCGCCAGTTGCAGCAGGAGATGGAGCTCCTGGATGCCTACCAAAGCAAGACGAAGGCACAGGCTGAGGCTCAGCATGAGAGAGACATGCAGAAGTTGGAGCAGAAAGCATCCTTGCGTAGGGCTCACCTGGAACAGAAA ATTGAAGAGGAACTGGCTGCACTTCAAAAAGAACGGACTGAAAAAGTCAAAAATCTATTTGAGCGCCAAGAGAGAGAGCTAGAGACCTTTGATGTGGAGAGCACCCGATTGGGTTTTGGAAGCTTGGCCTCGTTTGACTTTCCCAAGgaagatgacagatga